The following proteins come from a genomic window of Corallococcus sp. NCRR:
- a CDS encoding protein-tyrosine phosphatase family protein, translating into MSESLLRSVHHVPGVRGFVRKQVLRVVARGVEWTTKLPGKRALNVSQVNPWLHVGGSVSRARYGELKARGITCVIDLRAERWDDREALAALGIELLHLPVTDRYPPSVEQLSQGVRWALPRLDAGGVLYAHCEHGVGRGPLMGLAVMVARGWDAPEAYRAVRHARWQATLNDRQLRGLADFVAAWTGVPEKAA; encoded by the coding sequence GTGAGCGAGTCGTTGCTGCGGTCGGTGCATCACGTCCCCGGGGTCCGGGGGTTCGTGCGCAAGCAGGTGCTGCGGGTGGTGGCGCGCGGGGTGGAGTGGACCACCAAGCTGCCCGGCAAGCGCGCCCTCAACGTGTCCCAGGTGAACCCGTGGCTGCACGTGGGCGGCAGCGTGTCCCGCGCGCGCTACGGCGAGTTGAAGGCCCGGGGCATCACCTGCGTCATCGACCTGCGCGCGGAGCGCTGGGACGACCGCGAGGCGCTGGCGGCGCTGGGCATCGAGCTGCTCCACCTGCCGGTGACGGACCGCTATCCCCCGTCCGTGGAGCAGCTGTCGCAAGGCGTGCGCTGGGCGCTGCCCCGGCTGGACGCGGGCGGCGTGCTGTACGCGCACTGCGAGCACGGCGTGGGACGCGGGCCGCTGATGGGGCTGGCGGTGATGGTGGCACGCGGCTGGGACGCGCCGGAGGCGTACCGGGCGGTGCGCCACGCGCGCTGGCAGGCGACCCTCAACGACCGGCAGCTGCGGGGGCTCGCGGACTTCGTGGCCGCGTGGACGGGCGTGCCGGAGAAGGCCGCCTAG
- a CDS encoding sterol desaturase family protein: protein MFENAFMEAASKLHPAVPVLLYIPLTVGLLAWGLWGGRTTVGMSVLFIPLGLLTWIVMEYGIHRFFFHWEGKGPLTQRVHEIAHGYHHKYPDDAQRLVMPLIVTVPLSSLIGVSLWMVGRPAQMLPYFVGIVWGYVTYDTLHWATHHRTPRTAWGKALRAHHMAHHFATPDRNFGISNRWMDSLMGSGGRRPANEASRGEAPPKDGAGVRP from the coding sequence ATGTTCGAGAACGCCTTCATGGAGGCAGCCTCGAAGCTGCACCCGGCGGTTCCGGTCCTCCTCTACATCCCGCTCACGGTGGGCCTGCTCGCGTGGGGCCTCTGGGGGGGACGGACGACCGTGGGGATGAGCGTCCTGTTCATCCCGTTGGGCCTGCTGACGTGGATCGTCATGGAGTACGGCATCCACCGGTTCTTCTTCCATTGGGAGGGCAAGGGCCCGCTCACCCAGCGGGTGCATGAGATTGCCCACGGCTACCACCACAAGTACCCGGACGACGCCCAGCGGCTGGTGATGCCGCTCATCGTCACCGTCCCGCTGTCGTCCCTCATCGGGGTGTCGCTGTGGATGGTGGGGCGTCCGGCGCAGATGCTCCCGTACTTCGTGGGCATCGTCTGGGGCTACGTGACCTACGACACGCTCCACTGGGCCACGCACCACCGCACGCCGCGCACGGCCTGGGGCAAGGCGCTGCGAGCGCACCACATGGCGCACCACTTCGCGACGCCGGACCGCAACTTCGGCATCAGCAACCGGTGGATGGACTCGCTGATGGGGAGCGGCGGACGGCGGCCCGCGAACGAAGCGTCGCGCGGCGAAGCGCCTCCCAAGGACGGCGCCGGCGTGAGGCCCTGA
- a CDS encoding efflux RND transporter permease subunit, whose translation MSETRWSGRFEAAMGSLAARSHQRPWVALFVTLVLTGLGTFFARDLRLNADLANLLPKSFQSVQDLEKLRTRFGGQGNVVVAGIGAEPEQLQQFVDDMAPKLATLSEIRFVNAQRPSQFFDERGLYYVDLPDLKTIEQRIDARFAWEKEQANPLFVRLEEEAPPSLDFSDIQKKYTGGANMRLAGQGSTYYLDPQERMVVMLLKARGSSADLGYSKTVISQVEDYLAKQDLSKYGPGFHTAVTGTFKKKIDQQAVITGDLARASTLALVLLLAYLIFHFRSGLSVGLTMVPVVAGLAWTYGFVGIAYGQVNLLTGFLAAVLGGLGVEHGIHLLGRWGTLRSEGMTSEEAVRETFRHTGFSALISALVAALTFLSLSWSEFRAFHEFGVIAAVGMMVSVASYLLILPALLGLVSRWGWVPREHSSQSGPMAMLARFLPRHYRAVAIVIGVVLVGLISQAYRVSFNYDSTKLDDVSLPSVRLDRRIDHILGYSATPVVVLTDSESMEREVVKQLQARKEKFGKDSTIDFVGALEDLVPPQQAEKHALLQSIHKKLQRIDPERVDKAQRDDLVRAVKMTAAQPFTREDLPVGLRRQFEPAAGQKGGVVLVYANVSLSDGAGTRRFTKEVRNLQMPDGSQVSAAGEALILADILDMVASEGPRILVAAVVSVFLAMWLTLGSLRNAVICMLPTLLSIAALVGLMSLMGLQFNYLNIVVIPVLIGTTVDAGVHLIERLGEPGADFVTVYAETGRAITGGLLTSAIGFLALVFAKHPGLNSIGDLANLGFAVNMVIVLVGFPALLLLVDRWRNKHSSATSTPAPGGDESQRPAES comes from the coding sequence ATGAGTGAGACGCGGTGGTCCGGACGGTTCGAGGCGGCGATGGGCTCCCTGGCGGCCCGCAGCCACCAGAGGCCCTGGGTGGCGTTGTTCGTGACGCTGGTCCTCACGGGCCTGGGCACCTTCTTCGCACGCGACCTGCGCCTCAACGCGGACCTGGCGAACCTGCTGCCCAAGTCGTTCCAGTCCGTCCAGGACCTGGAGAAGCTGCGCACGCGCTTCGGCGGCCAGGGCAACGTGGTGGTGGCCGGCATCGGCGCGGAGCCGGAGCAGCTCCAGCAGTTCGTGGATGACATGGCGCCGAAGCTGGCGACGCTGTCGGAGATCCGCTTCGTCAACGCGCAGCGGCCCAGCCAGTTCTTCGACGAGCGCGGCCTCTACTACGTGGACCTGCCGGACCTGAAGACCATCGAGCAGCGCATCGACGCACGCTTCGCGTGGGAGAAGGAGCAGGCCAACCCGCTCTTCGTGCGCCTGGAGGAAGAGGCGCCCCCGTCGCTGGACTTCAGCGACATCCAGAAGAAGTACACCGGCGGCGCGAACATGCGGCTCGCGGGGCAGGGGAGCACGTACTACCTGGATCCGCAGGAGCGCATGGTGGTGATGCTCCTCAAGGCCAGGGGCTCCTCCGCGGACCTGGGCTACTCCAAGACGGTCATCTCCCAGGTGGAGGACTACCTGGCGAAGCAGGACCTGTCGAAGTACGGCCCCGGCTTCCACACGGCCGTCACCGGCACGTTCAAGAAGAAGATCGACCAGCAGGCGGTCATCACCGGCGACCTGGCGCGCGCGTCCACGCTGGCGCTGGTGCTGCTGCTGGCCTACCTCATCTTCCACTTCCGCAGCGGCCTGTCCGTGGGCCTCACCATGGTGCCGGTGGTCGCGGGCCTCGCGTGGACCTACGGCTTCGTGGGCATCGCGTACGGGCAGGTGAACCTCCTGACGGGCTTCCTCGCGGCGGTGCTGGGCGGCCTGGGCGTGGAGCACGGCATCCACCTGTTGGGGCGGTGGGGCACGCTGCGCTCGGAGGGCATGACGTCCGAGGAGGCGGTGCGGGAGACGTTCCGGCACACGGGCTTCTCCGCGCTCATCTCCGCGCTGGTGGCGGCGCTCACGTTCCTCAGCCTGTCGTGGTCGGAGTTCAGGGCGTTCCACGAGTTCGGCGTCATCGCCGCGGTGGGCATGATGGTGAGCGTGGCGTCGTACCTGCTCATCCTGCCGGCGCTGCTGGGGCTGGTGTCGCGCTGGGGCTGGGTGCCGCGCGAGCACTCGTCGCAGTCCGGGCCCATGGCGATGCTCGCGCGCTTCCTGCCGCGCCACTACCGCGCGGTGGCCATCGTCATCGGCGTGGTGCTGGTGGGGCTCATCAGCCAGGCGTACCGGGTGAGCTTCAACTACGACTCCACGAAGCTGGATGACGTGTCGCTGCCGAGCGTGCGGCTGGACCGGCGCATCGACCACATCCTGGGCTATTCGGCGACGCCGGTGGTGGTGCTGACGGACTCGGAGTCGATGGAGCGCGAGGTGGTCAAGCAGCTCCAGGCGCGCAAGGAGAAGTTCGGCAAGGACTCCACCATCGACTTCGTGGGCGCGCTGGAGGACCTGGTGCCCCCGCAGCAGGCGGAGAAGCACGCGCTGCTCCAGTCCATCCACAAGAAGCTCCAGCGCATCGACCCGGAGCGCGTGGACAAGGCCCAGCGCGACGACCTGGTGCGCGCGGTGAAGATGACGGCCGCGCAGCCCTTCACGCGCGAGGACCTGCCGGTGGGCCTGCGACGCCAGTTCGAGCCCGCGGCCGGCCAGAAGGGCGGCGTGGTGCTCGTCTACGCGAACGTGAGCCTGTCGGACGGCGCGGGCACGCGGCGCTTCACCAAGGAGGTCCGCAACCTCCAGATGCCAGACGGCAGCCAGGTGTCCGCGGCGGGCGAGGCGCTCATCCTGGCGGACATCCTGGACATGGTGGCCTCCGAGGGCCCGCGCATCCTGGTGGCCGCGGTGGTCAGCGTCTTCCTGGCCATGTGGCTGACGCTGGGCTCCCTGCGCAACGCGGTCATCTGCATGCTGCCCACGCTGCTCTCCATCGCGGCGCTGGTGGGCCTGATGTCCCTCATGGGCCTGCAGTTCAACTACCTGAACATCGTCGTCATCCCGGTGCTCATCGGAACGACGGTGGACGCGGGCGTGCACCTGATTGAGCGCCTGGGCGAGCCGGGCGCGGACTTCGTCACCGTCTACGCGGAGACGGGCCGGGCCATCACGGGCGGCCTGCTCACGAGCGCCATCGGCTTCCTGGCGCTCGTGTTCGCCAAGCACCCGGGCCTCAACTCCATTGGCGACCTGGCCAACCTGGGCTTCGCGGTGAACATGGTCATCGTGCTGGTGGGCTTCCCCGCGCTGCTCCTGCTGGTGGACCGCTGGCGCAACAAGCACAGCAGCGCCACGTCCACCCCGGCGCCCGGCGGCGACGAGAGCCAGCGCCCCGCGGAGAGCTGA